CTCTCGGCCGAGCCGGGGTCGGGCGGCGTGGTGCTCGTCCCCTACTTCGAGGGCGAGCGGACGCCGAACCTCCCGGATGCCAAGGCCAGCATCCACGGCCTGACCCTCGCGTCGACGACGCCCGCCAACCTGGCGCGCGCGGCGATCGAGGGGATGCTGTGCGGGCTCGCCGACGGACTCGACGCCGTGCGCTCCGCGGGCGTGCGCGAGCGGCGCATCCTGCTGATCGGCGGCGCCGCGCAGAACCCGGCCGTCGCGCAGGTCGCGGCGCAGGTGTTCGACGCACCCGTCGAGGTGCCCGCCCCCGGCGAGTACGTCGCCGACGGCGGCGCCGTCCAAGCCGCCTGGGCGCTCACCGGAACCCGCCCGGCGTGGACCGTCGAGACCTCCGCCGCCCTCCCCACGGACACGCGCCCGGTCATCCGCACCCAGTACGCCGCCGCCCGCGCATAGCCTCCCGCTCTCGAGCCCCGAAGCCGGCCCAGCCGGTCAGGCGGCGAGGGCGGAGGCCGCGGACGCCACGAGGGTCGCAGGTGGTGCGGCGATGTCGAGCGTGAGGTGGCGCTCGTCGTCGGCGGGCGGCTCGAGGGTCTCGAGCTGCGAGAGCAGCATCCCGGCTTTCATGAAGTGGTGCTCGCGCGACGCGAGGCGCTCGGCCAGCAGCTCGGGCGTCCCCGTCAGGTGGAGGAAGACGACCTCGTCTCGCCGCAGGACGTCGCGGTAGCGCTTCGCCAGCGCCGAGCACGCGACGACGACCGAGCGGCCGGCGTCGAGACGTTCGTCCATCCACGCGGCGATGGCGGCGAGCCAGGGCGCGCGGTCGTCGTCGGTGAGCGGGATGCCCGCTCCCATCCGCTCGACATTGGCTGCGGGGTGGAGGGCGTCGCCCTCGAGCAGCTCCCAGCCGAGTCGGTCGGCGAGCAGGGCGGCGACGGTCGATTTGCCGCAGCCCGCCACGCCCATCACGACGACCGCGCGGGCGCTCACCCGAGGCCGCCGACGAAGAGGCTGAGGATGAGCACGCCGGCCAGGCCGACGAGCGAGACCAGGCACTCCAGCACCGTCCAGCTCTTCAGGGTCTGCGGGATGCTCAGCCCCAGGTACTCCTTCACCAGCCAGAACCCGGCGTCGTTCACGTGCGAGAAGAACACCGAGCCGGCGCCGATCGCGAGGACCATGAGCGAGATCATCGGCGTGGACAGGTGCGCGGTCAGCGGCAGGAGGATGCCCGCAGCGGTGACCGTGGCGACCGTCGCGGATCCGGTGGCGACGCGGATGAGCGCCGCGACCGTCCAGGCCAGGAGGAGCACCACGATGCCGCTGGCCCCGGTCGCCCAGCCCGCGATGACCTGACCGATGCCGGTGTCGACGAGGACCTGCTTGAAACCGCCGCCCGCGCCGACGATGAAGATGATGCCCGCGATGGGCGGCAGCGACGAGCCCAGGCTCGTCTGGATCGCCTTGCGGTTCATCCCGCCGCCGACTCCGAG
This region of Leifsonia sp. fls2-241-R2A-40a genomic DNA includes:
- a CDS encoding gluconokinase; this translates as MSARAVVVMGVAGCGKSTVAALLADRLGWELLEGDALHPAANVERMGAGIPLTDDDRAPWLAAIAAWMDERLDAGRSVVVACSALAKRYRDVLRRDEVVFLHLTGTPELLAERLASREHHFMKAGMLLSQLETLEPPADDERHLTLDIAAPPATLVASAASALAA